A genomic region of Colletotrichum destructivum chromosome 1, complete sequence contains the following coding sequences:
- a CDS encoding Putative zn(2)Cys(6) fungal-type DNA-binding domain, flavin prenyltransferase UbiX — MPESQTTPEQVSIDDLTPEEANRIIHSHRKVRYGTACWPCRQRKVKCDNKQPCENCVKREHPQLCSYKPNRTASHGTIHHKPTGSVTTTTDGANSVAGAGGGVVGNGPSSASANHRKRPHSPEDADADAAAGAPPLKQEPSSATWPRAAIVAAGVDETEAPEAVTRYLGQNSIPSLLREQSAANELQEGIDIRQDMRSILGLDTSAPFPLMSSKHLDSLTREISAELPSDREVMKLFRTYKETPQQFWGFVVDIDDLESKLMVYLEDRARNASNATRTPKPVSASWLAILFALLAVGSQYHDSPYHIRTRDSQKYIQISFHFLRLGNFLLRPTFDSIQALLLTSFVLLNDMKAEASWALLGLTCRLAQSLGLHRPNPSDGRDSARNDGQSKEMIRRKLWWTCVWHDTLTSLSFDRPPMTNIPCCPIPTVQHTIAGEYGYLDTMYHLCEIISRRLNPDVATSVSYEQMVENCEAVENLRNMVAPNIRIKEQCKRAVDRLQHYAVRLHTSFVISVCCRPALRRDCTKLTPEQKRHLSEKCQHNLAETVRMFLAMHQLSVIPTRSWAFTYHGLSSALLLGILGETKNSPEVRQLQGDLIAALSATAAKEATSPSAHIPKTDKDIELSGPLWRALTALRNIYEHGTIMGTSQLKGTDSSGTGSGARTPLPPMLMGPMANNVNGGADGGGVGKGFGLDPHQDAALAMAEMQNGTTLAAEYTPKYGLVPPSPDSQSLIMRPSMGYPPVSMDNIANLDPSTYMSPMDLYESIWWESPDPWNTGVDTMNFDFVAQPPPGQPQQQYYF; from the exons ATGCCTGAGTCGCAGACGACCCCGGAGCAGGTCTCCATTGACGACCTAacccccgaggaggccaaTCGCATCATCCACTCTCATCGCAAGGTCCGATATG GCACAGCATGCTGGCCGTGTCGCCAGCGCAAGGTGAAGTGCGACAACAAGCAGCCCTGCGAGAACTGCGTCAAGCGCGAACACCCGCAGCTCTGCTCCTACAAGCCGAACCGCACCGCCTCCCACGGCACCATCCACCACAAGCCCACCGGTTCCGTTACGACGACCACCGACGGCGCCAACAGCGTCGCcggtgctggcggcggcgtcgtgggcAACGGCCCATCGTCCGCGTCTGCTAACCACCGCAAGAGACCTCACTCgcccgaggacgccgacgccgacgccgctgcaGGCGCGCCGCCCTTGAAACAGGAACCCAGCAGCGCCACCTGGCcgcgcgccgccatcg tcgccgccggcgtggacgagaccgaggcccccgaggccgtcacgCGGTACCTCGGTCAGAACAGcatcccctctctcctccgcGAGCAATCGGCCGCCAACGAGCTCCAGGAGGGCATCGATATCCGCCAGGACATGCGCtccatcctcggcctcgacactTCGGCGCCCTTCCCGCTCATGTCGTCCAAGCACCTCGACAGCCTGACGAGGGAGATATCCGCCGAGCTGCCCTCAGACCGAGAGGTCATGAA GCTCTTCCGCACCTACAAGGAGACGCCGCAGCAGTTCTggggcttcgtcgtcgacatcgacgacctcgagtCCAAGCTCATGGTCTACCTCGAGGATCGCGCCCGCAACGCCAGCAacgcgacgaggacgcccaAACCCGTCTCGGCTTCGTGgctcgccatcctcttcgCCCTGCTGGCCGTCGGTTCGCAGTACCACGACTCGCCGTATCACATCCGCACGCGGGATTCGCAAAAGTACATCCAGATATCCTTCCATTTCTTAAGGCTGGGCAACTTTTTGCTGAG ACCCACTTTCGACTCCATCCAAGCTCTCCTACTAACCAGCTTTGTCCTGCTCAACGACATGAAGGCAGAGGCCTCGTGGGCGCTGCTCGGCCTGACGTGCAGGCTGGCCCAGTCGCTCGGCCTACACCGCCCGAACCCCTCGGACGGAAGAGACAGCGCCCGGAACGACGGGCAGTCCAAGGAGATGATCCGCCGCAAGCTGTGGTGGACGTGTGTGTGGCACGATACCCTCACATCGCTGTCTTTCGACCG GCCCCCCATGACCAACATCCCCTGTTGTCCGATCCCGACGGTGCAACACACCATAGCCGGCGAGTACGGCTACCTCGACACCATGTACCACCTCTGCGAAATCATCTCGCGCCGCCTCAACCCGGACGTCGCGACATCCGTGAGCTACGAGCAGATGGTGGAGAACTGTGAGGCCGTTGAAAACCTGCGCAACATGGTGGCCCCCAACATCCGCATCAAGGAGCAGTGCAAGCGGGCCGTCGACCGCCTCCAGCACTACGCCGTGCGCCTGCACACTTCCTTCGTCATCTCCGTCTGCTGCCGGCCGGCGCTGCGGCGGGACTGCACCAAGCTCACGCCCGAGCAGAAGCGCCACCTGTCGGAAAAGTGCCAGCACAACCTCGCCGAGACGGTGCGCATGTTCCTCGCCATGCACCAGCTCTCCGTCATCCCGACGCGCAGCTGGGCCTTCACCTACCACGGCCTGTCGTCGGCActgctcctcggcatcctggGCGAGACCAAGAACAGCCCCGAGGTCCGCCAACTGCAGggcgacctcatcgccgcgctgtcggcgacggccgccaaggaggccacgtcgccgtcggcgcaCATCCCCAAGACGGACAAGGACATTGAGCTGTCGGGTCCGCTATGGAGGGCGCTGACGGCGCTGCGCAACATCTACGAGCACGGCACCATCATGGGCACGTCGCAGCTGAAGGGCACCGACTCGAGCGGCACGGGGAGCGGCGCGAggacgccgctgccgccgatgctCATGGGCCCCATGGCCAACAACGTCAATGGcggagccgacggcggcggcgtcggcaagggcttcggcctcgacccgCACCaggatgccgccctcgccatggccgagatgcaGAACGGAACCACGCTGGCGGCCGAGTACACGCCCAAGTATGGTCTCGTTCCCCCGTCACCCGATTCGCAGTCGCTAATAATGAGACCAAGCATGGGATACCCGCCCGTCAGCATGGACAACATTGCCAACCTGGACCCCTCGACGTACATGTCACCGATGGACCTCTACGAATCGATCTGGTGGG AATCTCCCGACCCCTGGAACACCGGCGTCGATACCATGAACTTTGATTTTGTCGCCCAGCCCCCACCGGGTCAGCCCCAGCAACAGTACTATTTCTGA
- a CDS encoding Putative Zinc finger, RING-type, IBR domain, Zinc finger, RING/FYVE/PHD-type, Zinc finger C2H2-type, which translates to MERCTRDLLGASISFGPGASVEKISLSSDYSTARITNLPAGSGPGYVSLVLSRLGLEVPPNCVRVRPYGQDNPTIAADVRVEDPNFAKSLHAKYEAGELAQADGLSDVKVFALALPASNGAGGFAHRVNCRKIICSWHKPLRVALLKFHSEEVAREVCDGFSTGAYKVLGSAVSCRLGQVEGPYRGSRGYQMRFPSESRKWTLTLRVPLQATDKDILRTIPRNTRPRDVGFEGTTYRLGDECNARQLGMIEKLLTKIGALEMKLTANMEIPGKRVKAMARFVDEADAKEAVEVLNNIRLPFNETDKLNVNLVYSSTYKVATKVFEAVLGDVKEAKVASSEKHIQFKHFPPTNGYITLRLEGEDRGDLAAAEKVVDTILRGQTVADKEGTNPFWNPSFGNRAAAGKALEKIEQSFQVAFHCLPSKAEVRVYGTPDKVAKARDALLQAFGDSPSTSYSIPLDAKSFRWAIRGGFQDLRDALGPENVMLSVLPTARRIEVIGPRALYDLAMDIMSEQRESTMTTASAQKRTEKSPGIDCSVCWTEAEDPLTTRCGHVYCHHCFENFCRAADSGDAGSDLRCLADEGSCDTVFGLPELQEHLPSLAFEEVLASSAKSYIAKRPGAFRYCPTADCGLVYRTAPADRPGVFACPGCAKSVCTACHHPHAGQSCAEYRYAASGCEEAFDRAKARLGIKDCPRCKTSIQKSSGCNHMTCGGCGAHICWVCLDTFASGQACYSHMNRKHGSIFPDDPQYDL; encoded by the coding sequence ATGGAAAGGTGCACTCGCGATCTACTCGGCGCTTCTATCAGCTTCGGGCCAGGAGCATCAGTGGAGAAGATCTCGCTCTCTTCGGACTATTCCACTGCGAGAATCACGAACCTCCCTGCTGGAAGCGGCCCAGGGTACGTTTCCCTTGTCCTCAGCCGCCTCGGGCTTGAAGTGCCGCCGAATTGCGTTCGTGTGCGACCATATGGGCAGGACAACCCGACCATCGCGGCGGACGTCAGGGTCGAGGACCCAAACTTTGCCAAATCTCTCCATGCCAAGTACGAGGCGGGCGAGCTGGCCCAAGCCGACGGCTTGTCGGACGTGAAAGTCTTCGCCCTCGCGTTGCCGGCCTCCAACGGTGCGGGCGGCTTCGCTCACCGTGTCAACTGCAGGAAGATCATCTGCTCTTGGCACAAGCCGCTACGAGTGGCACTGCTCAAATTTCACTCGGAGGAGGTGGCCAGGGAGGTTTGTGACGGCTTCTCTACGGGAGCATACAAAGTCCTCGGCTCTGCAGTCTCTTGCCGACTCGGCCAGGTCGAAGGACCATACCGGGGAAGCCGAGGGTACCAAATGCGGTTCCCCTCGGAGTCACGAAAGTGGACTTTGACGCTTCGAGTGCCCCTCCAGGCTACTGATAAAGACATACTACGGACGATTCCCAGGAACACCAGACCAAGGGACGTAGGGTTCGAAGGCACGACGTACAGGCTAGGGGACGAGTGCAACGCGAGACAGCTTGGCATGATCGAGAAGCTCTTGACAAAGATCGGCGCTCTGGAGATGAAATTGACCGCCAACATGGAGATTCCGGGGAAGCGGGTCAAAGCCATGGCTCGattcgtcgacgaggcggacgcGAAGGAGGCAGTGGAGGTTCTCAACAACATCCGGCTGCCCTTCAACGAGACCGACAAGCTCAACGTTAACTTGGTGTATTCGTCAACCTACAAGGTGGCGACCAAAGTCTTCGAAGCCGTGTTGGGAGACGTTAAGGAGGCCAAGGTTGCGTCCAGCGAGAAGCACATCCAATTTAAGCACTTCCCGCCTACGAACGGCTACATTACCTTGCGACTGGAAGGCGAGGACCGCGgggacctcgccgccgccgaaaaAGTGGTCGACACCATCCTTCGAGGCCAGACGGTGGCCGACAAAGAGGGGACGAACCCCTTCTGGAACCCATCTTTCGGCAaccgagcagcagcaggcaaGGCTCTCGAGAAAATCGAGCAGTCGTTCCAGGTCGCTTTTCATTGTCTCCCGTCCAAGGCAGAGGTCAGAGTGTACGGCACGCCCGACAAAGTCGCCAAGGCGCGCGACGCACTGCTCCAAGCCTTTGGTGATAGCCCGTCGACCTCGTACTCCATCCCGCTTGACGCGAAGAGCTTCCGATGGGCTATCCGCGGCGGCTTCCAGGACCTGAGGGACGCCCTGGGCCCCGAGAACGTCATGCTGAGCGTGCTACCGACAGCCAGGAGAATCGAGGTCATTGGCCCGCGGGCGTTGTACGACCTCGCAATGGACATCATGTCTGAGCAGCGGGAGAGTACGATGACGACTGCTTCTGCGCAGAAGCGGACTGAGAAGAGCCCGGGTATCGACTGTTCCGTGTGCtggaccgaggccgaggacccgTTGACGACCCGGTGCGGACACGTCTACTGCCACCACTGCTTCGAGAACTTCTGCCGGGCCGCCGACTCGGGCGACGCCGGCTCCGACCTGCGGTGCCTGGCGGATGAGGGCTCCTGCGACACCGTCTTCGGCCTTCCGGAGCTGCAAGAGCACCTTCCGTCCCTCGCCTTTGAGGAGGTcctcgcctcgtccgccaaGTCGTACATCGCCAAGCGGCCCGGCGCGTTCCGCTACTGCCCGACGGCGGACTGCGGCCTGGTCTAccggacggcgccggcggaccGTCCGGGGGTGTTTGCGTGTCCCGGTTGCGCCAAGAGCGTGTGCACGGCGTGTCATCACCCCCACGCGGGCCAGTCGTGCGCGGAGTACAGGTACGCCGCCTCCGGGTGCGAGGAGGCGTTCGACAGGGCCAAGGCGCGGCTGGGAATCAAGGACTGCCCCAGGTGCAAGACGTCGATCCAGAAGTCGTCCGGGTGCAACCACATGACGTGCGGCGGGTGCGGGGCGCACATCTGCTGGGTCTGCCTGGACACGTTCGCGAGCGGTCAGGCGTGCTACTCTCACATGAACAGGAAGCATGGGTCCATATTTCCTGACGATCCTCAGTACGATCTATGA
- a CDS encoding Putative aldo-keto reductase, NADP-dependent oxidoreductase domain-containing protein produces MSPNKYTLATRLTLANGKTIPQIQLGLYMMSGREVTKSVPWALAAGYRGFDCAQMYRNEREAGKAIRDFLASGDNAQGLKREDLFYTTKLASSSASYDAVRRSIKQSVDVSGLGYVDLFLLHSPYGGKEARLTSWRAVEDAIDAGEVRMGGVSNYGVAHIEELVASKPRIAPVINQIEVHPFNTQTHIRETCAKHGIAIEAYAPLARGMRMKHPKILELAKKYGCTPAQLFVRWSLDHNMITLPKSVRQERLIENANVSGFEISKEDLAAMDALDEHLVTDWDPTEAP; encoded by the exons ATGTCTCCCAACAAATACACGCTGGCTACTCGGCTTACT cTTGCAAATGGCAAGACGATCCCCCAGATCCAGCTGGGCCTGTACATGATGTCCGGCCGCGAGGTGACAAAGTCAGTCCCCTgggccttggccgccggcTACCGCGGCTTCGACTGCGCGCAGATGTACCGCAACGAGCGCGAGGCGGGCAAGGCGATCCGCGACTTTCTGGCGAGCGGCGACAACGCCCAGGGCCTGAAGCGCGAGGACCTCTTCTACACGACCAAGCTcgcgagcagcagcgcctcGTACGACGCCGTGCGCCGCTCCATCAAGCAGTCCGTCGACGTCTCCGGGCTCGGTTACGTCGACCTGTTCCTGCTGCACAGCCCCTACGGCGGAAAGGAGGCGCGCCTGACGAGCTGGagggccgtcgaggacgccatcgacgcgggcgaggtgcgcATGGGCGGCGTCAGCAACTACGGTGTTGCCCAC ATTGAGGAGCTCGTGGCCTCGAAGCCGCGCATCGCCCCCGTCATCAACCAGATCGAGGTTCACCCCTTCAACACCCAGACGCACATCAGGGAGACGTGCGCCAAgcacggcatcgccatcgaggccTACGCGCCGCTGGCCCGCGGCATGCGCATGAAGCAccccaagatcctcgagctggccaagaagtACGGCTGCACCCCGGCCCAGCTCTTCGTCCG CTGGTCGCTGGACCACAACATGATCACCCTCCCCAAGAGCGTGCGCCAGGAGCGTCTGATAGAGAACGCCAATGTCTCGGGCTTTGAGATCTCCAAGGAGGATTTGGCTGCCATGGACGCGCTGGACGAGCACCTGGTTACCGACTG GGACCCAACCGAGGCGCCTTGA
- a CDS encoding Putative inositolphosphotransferase Aur1/Ipt1, whose translation MADVKPPSGKLPYGTPEGGWKAVHTWRTPDWVEPILIVSIMLIGLYVSRRKNYSILRRGNATYEPLFEERGDSPRISDDSYEPIRTDAYPPKYRTIFGCFRVKTPNSSRFARHVHSRILQKFPFLIEMFYWAISFFFYRMTATLAQSFYGSRKAVWDVAQEHGLFLLETEAKFFGEGTRTGPERWVEWRVSHWFLEGAQVGDFRGIWLTVLNRGYSLIHIPGTVGFIAYYYTMAPTHARFCTVRRTMTLLNMCAFLIFIFYPCAPPRLMPSEYGFVDTVNLENAESVWMSGKFVNKLAAMPSMHFGYAFAIGCVFVADSAILNLLFGRLRNYLLKDDLDKSLDIDDVELKEIQENRKRWKSWFMFAFGIFYPSWILLTIVGTANHYLLDAFVATFCALMAYLCNRALLVFLPAEDMLLWAWRLEKPVPTTGRMKNIAVR comes from the exons ATGGCCGACGTCAAGCCTCCTAGCGGCAAGCTGCCATACGGCACCCCTGAGGGCGGATGGAAAGCGGTGCACACATGGAGAACCCCGGACTGGGTAGAGCCCATC CTTATTGTTTCCATCATGTTGATCGGCCTGTATGTCAGCCGCCGCAAGAACTACTCGATCCTTCGCCGCGGCAATGCCACATACGAACCTCTCTTTGAGGAGCGCGGAGACTCTCCCCGCATCTCGGACGACTCGTACGAACCCATCCGCACCGATGCCTACCCGCCCAAATACCGCACCATCTTTGGCTGCTTCCGCGTCAAGACGCCCAACTCGAGCCGTTTTGCGAGGCACGTCCACTCGAGGATCCTGCAAAAGTTCCCCTTCCTCATCGAAATGTTCTACTGGgccatctccttcttcttctaccgCATGACCGCCACCCTGGCCCAGAGCTTCTACGGCAGCCGGAAGGCCGTCTGGGACGTCGCCCAGGAACACGGCCTGTTCCTgctcgagaccgaggccaaGTTCTTTGGCGAGGGCACCAGGACTGGCCCTGAGCGCTGGGTTGAATGGCGCGTCTCCCACTGgttcctcgagggcgcccaGGTTGGCGACTTCCGTGGCATCTGGCTGACAGTTCTGAACCGCGGCTACTCCCTCATCCACATCCCGGGCACCGTCGGCTTCATCGCATACTACTATACCATGGCGCCCACCCACGCTCGTTTCTGTACCGTGCGCCGCACCATGACCCTGCTGAACATGTGTGCCTTCCTCATTTTCATTTTCTACCCCTGTGCGCCCCCGCGCCTGATGCCCTCAGAGTATGGCTTCGTCGACACGGTCAACCTCGAGAACGCCGAGAGCGTCTGGATGAGCGGCAAGTTTGTCAACAAGCTGGCCGCCATGCCGAGCATGCACTTTGGCTACGCCTTCGCCATTGGCTGCGTCTTCGTTGCTGACTCGGCCATCCTCAACCTTTTGTTTGGTCGCTTGCGCAACTACCTGCTCAAGGATGACTTGGACAAGTCGCTTGATATCGACGACGTTGAGCTCAAGGAGATCCAGGAGAACCGCAAGCGCTGGAAGAGCTGGTTCATGTTCGCGTTTGGCATCTTCTACCCGAGCTGGATCCTCTTGACCATTGTCGGGACGGCCAACCACTATCTCCTGGACGCCTTCGTCGCCACCTTTTGCGCGTTGATGGCATACCTCTGCAACCGCGCCCTGCTGGTGTTCCTGCCCGCCGAGGATATGCTGCTCTGGGCTTGGAGGCTCGAGAAGCCCGTACCGACGACCGGCCGCATGAAAAACATTGCCGTGCGGTAG